A genome region from Alphaproteobacteria bacterium GM7ARS4 includes the following:
- a CDS encoding sulfotransferase family 2 domain-containing protein yields the protein MIISYHRQFIFIKTVKVAGSSLEFALCQHCGAHDIFFPEAALREQLPPPSQRTRTRPPDVQHKHMFHQRVGHTPAKEIARVLGDDLFRRFLKISVTRNPFDTVVSHYAWLRRSEGEAYLMVRDNFIEWFWQHRCHVLHYNRRLCTLVEPYDAVDFMVRYESLERDLHRLSLRLGLAENLYRVFMHIKEKGHFRPRGLTARHCFEDFDDGIVSVKRHAAVECARFGYDVPF from the coding sequence ATGATTATTTCTTATCATCGGCAATTTATCTTTATAAAAACGGTGAAAGTCGCAGGCTCGAGCCTCGAATTTGCGCTGTGTCAGCATTGTGGCGCGCATGACATTTTCTTTCCAGAGGCTGCCTTGCGGGAGCAATTACCGCCACCCTCTCAGAGGACACGAACGCGCCCGCCTGATGTACAGCACAAGCACATGTTTCATCAACGTGTGGGACACACGCCCGCAAAAGAAATCGCCAGAGTCCTAGGAGATGACCTTTTTCGTCGTTTTCTGAAAATCTCTGTCACGCGCAATCCTTTCGATACGGTCGTGAGTCACTACGCATGGCTCAGACGTAGTGAAGGGGAGGCGTATCTTATGGTGCGTGATAATTTCATTGAATGGTTTTGGCAACATCGGTGTCACGTTTTGCATTACAACAGGCGCTTATGCACGCTTGTTGAGCCTTATGACGCTGTGGATTTCATGGTGCGTTATGAATCTCTTGAGAGAGATTTACATCGCTTATCGTTGCGCCTTGGTCTCGCCGAGAATCTCTACAGAGTCTTTATGCATATCAAGGAAAAGGGACATTTTCGTCCTCGAGGCCTCACGGCGCGCCATTGTTTCGAGGATTTTGATGACGGTATCGTCTCTGTGAAAAGGCATGCGGCTGTGGAGTGCGCGCGCTTCGGCTATGACGTCCCATTTTAA